In Sulfolobales archaeon, one DNA window encodes the following:
- a CDS encoding methionine synthase, whose product MKSEIVLPILPTSVIGSYPRPRWLRRIIRSYNAGRIDEKVLEEAFNDAVVAVVRDQEAAGVDIPSDGEMRRDEMVEYFAKRIKGFKFYGPVRVWGNNFFNKPAVVSKLSYEEAITVKEYEFLRRVSSREIVKMTITGPYTIADWSYNEYYSSKEELAHELAKIINREILELERAGARFVQIDEPALTTHPEEMEWAVEVVNEATRGVSIKLGLHVCYSNYELLSRYFDRLNVSQFALEFANRGFRDLEILRRLGDKEIGFGVVDVHSRRVESVDEVVKALRKVMDIVSPDKIYVNPDCGLKLLPREIAKAKLEVMVEGVRILRRELEKRGLTSIVLR is encoded by the coding sequence ATGAAAAGTGAGATCGTTCTTCCAATACTTCCTACGAGTGTTATTGGTAGCTATCCTAGGCCTAGATGGCTTAGGAGAATTATAAGATCATATAATGCTGGCAGAATCGATGAGAAGGTTCTTGAAGAAGCTTTTAACGATGCTGTAGTAGCGGTTGTGAGAGATCAGGAGGCGGCGGGGGTTGATATACCGAGCGATGGCGAGATGAGGCGGGATGAGATGGTTGAGTATTTTGCCAAGAGAATTAAAGGTTTTAAGTTCTATGGACCTGTAAGAGTTTGGGGTAACAACTTCTTCAATAAGCCTGCCGTAGTCTCGAAGCTATCCTATGAAGAAGCTATCACTGTTAAAGAATACGAATTCTTACGCAGAGTAAGTTCTAGAGAGATTGTTAAGATGACTATAACAGGTCCTTACACGATAGCTGACTGGAGTTATAACGAGTACTACTCTTCAAAGGAGGAGCTAGCACACGAGCTTGCAAAGATCATTAATAGAGAGATATTAGAGCTTGAGAGAGCTGGAGCAAGATTTGTTCAGATCGATGAACCAGCTCTTACAACTCATCCAGAGGAAATGGAGTGGGCTGTAGAGGTTGTTAACGAGGCTACCAGGGGTGTGAGTATAAAATTAGGGCTTCATGTATGTTATAGTAATTATGAGCTTCTTTCAAGATACTTTGATAGACTTAATGTAAGTCAGTTTGCATTGGAATTCGCCAATAGAGGTTTTAGAGATCTCGAGATTCTTAGAAGACTAGGTGATAAGGAGATAGGGTTCGGAGTTGTGGATGTGCATTCTAGGAGAGTTGAGAGTGTGGATGAGGTTGTGAAAGCTCTTAGAAAGGTTATGGATATAGTTTCGCCTGATAAGATCTATGTGAATCCTGATTGCGGTCTCAAGCTACTCCCCCGAGAGATTGCGAAAGCTAAGCTCGAGGTGATGGTTGAAGGAGTTAGAATTCTCAGGAGAGAACTCGAGAAAAGAGGATTAACAAGTATTGTACTGAGGTGA